In Oryza brachyantha chromosome 1, ObraRS2, whole genome shotgun sequence, the following are encoded in one genomic region:
- the LOC102705775 gene encoding glutathione S-transferase 4-like: MAPIKVYGWVVSPWMARVLVCLEEAGVEYEVVPMSRSGGDHRRPEHLARNPFGEIPVLEDGDLTLYQSRAIARYIFRKYKPEFLGLGEGGSLEESAMVDVWLEVEAHQHEPAVKPVLLHCIINKFTGQDRDQGVVDESVGKLEKLFEVYEARLAGSKYLAGDRLSVADLSHFSSMRYFMATEYAGVVDAYPRVKAWWEALLARPSVKKVMAGMPPDFGFGSGNIP; encoded by the exons ATGGCGCCGATCAAAGTGTACGGGTGGGTGGTGTCGCCATGGATGGCGCGGGTGCTGGTGTGCCTggaggaggccggcgtcgAGTACGAGGTCGTCCCGATGAGCCGGTCCGGCGGCGACCACCGCCGGCCGGAGCACCTCGCCAGGAAC CCATTCGGTGAGATTCCAGTACTGGAGGATGGCGACTTGACGCTCTACC AATCACGAGCAATCGCAAGGTACATCTTTCGCAAGTACAAGCCGGAGTTCCTGGGGCTCGGAGAGGGCGGCAGCCTGGAGGAGTCGGCGATGGTGGACGTGTGGCTCGAGGTGGAAGCCCACCAGCACGAGCCCGCCGTGAAGCCCGTCCTGTTGCACTGCAtcatcaacaagttcaccgGCCAGGACCGCGACCAGGGCGTCGTCGACGAGAGCGTCgggaagctggagaagctgttCGAGGTGTACGAGGCGAGGCTGGCCGGCTCCAAgtacctcgccggcgaccgccTCAGCGTCGCCGACCTCAGCCACTTCTCCTCCATGCGCTACTTCATGGCGACGGAGTACGCCGGCGTTGTCGACGCGTACCCGCGCGTGAAGGCGTGGTGGGAGGCGCTGCTGGCCAGGCCGTCGGTGAAGAAGGTCATGGCCGGCATGCCTCCGGATTTCGGGTTCGGAAGCGGGAACATACCATAG